TCTGCTAAACCGACCATCGGTGCGAGCTCGATCGAACCATTTAACTTAATGATTTCCACTTGCTCACCTTGTTCGCGAAAAAATTCTGAAGCAATTCGTGGATATTTTGTCGCTATTTTGGGCGCAAATAAGTCAGGCGTTGCTCCAGGCAATCCTGCCACCGATAAATGGCAACGGCTGATAAGAAGGTCAAGGACTTCATATACATTTCGATTTTCTTCAAGCAATACATCTTTACCGGCAATCCCGACGTCCGCCACACCATGCTCGACGTACACAGGAACATCTGAAGGCTTTGCAAGGATGAAAGTCATATTCTCAGCAGGCGCTTTTGCAAGAAGTTTTCTCGACAGGTCAAAGTCTTCAGGCAGATCGTACCCTGCGCTTCTGAGCATTTCAATCGCCTCATTAAAGATCCGCCCTTTAGGCATCGCAATCGTTAGCGCACTCATCCCTGTTCCCCCTTACC
The sequence above is drawn from the Litoribacterium kuwaitense genome and encodes:
- the hisG gene encoding ATP phosphoribosyltransferase, giving the protein MSALTIAMPKGRIFNEAIEMLRSAGYDLPEDFDLSRKLLAKAPAENMTFILAKPSDVPVYVEHGVADVGIAGKDVLLEENRNVYEVLDLLISRCHLSVAGLPGATPDLFAPKIATKYPRIASEFFREQGEQVEIIKLNGSIELAPMVGLAERIVDIVSTGRTLKENGLVEMQHIRDITSRLIVNPVSYRLKDDAIRHLTERLKTVVEKEGS